A window of Cyclopterus lumpus isolate fCycLum1 chromosome 14, fCycLum1.pri, whole genome shotgun sequence contains these coding sequences:
- the ovca2 gene encoding esterase OVCA2, translating to MAPLRVLCVHGYRQNSSSFREKTGALRKLLKKQVELVYLSAPHCVRQASSEAPKEENKGPGADEDSRGWWFSDVQALSFSAQQQCEESLGLDDSVMAVREAVKNQGPFDGILGFSQGAAFVAMLCCLQEQKLEPEFNFRFSIIVAGFRSACEEHKHFYNLPLQIPSLHVFGLEDRVIPDNMSRELLLSFQDPQVLTHPGGHFVPAASAHRQAYQDFLKRFQ from the exons ATGGCGCCTCTCCGGGTCCTGTGCGTCCACGGCTACCGTCAGAACAGCAGCTCCTTCCGCGAAAAGACGGGAGCTCTGCGGAAGCTGTTGAAGAAGCAAGTGGAGCTCGTTTACCTGAGCGCACCGCACTGTGTGCGGCAAGCCAGCAGTGAAG CTCCGAAAGAAGAGAACAAGGGACCTGGAGCCGACGAAGACTCGAGGGGTTGGTGGTTTTCTGATGTCCAGGCTCTGAGTTTTAGTGCTCAGCAGCAGTGTGAGGAAAGCCTAGGGCTCGACGACAGCGTGATGGCTGTGAGAGAAGCTGTGAAGAACCAAGGTCCATTTGATGGCATACTGGGCTTTAGTCAGGGAGCAGCTTTTGTGGCCATGTTGTGCTGTCTGCAGGAGCAAAAACTGGAGCCAGAGTTCAACTTCCGCTTTTCCATCATTGTCGCTGGTTTCCGCAGCGCATGTGAGGAACACAAACATTTTTACAACCTTCCGCTCCAGATCCCCTCCCTGCATGTGTTTGGACTGGAGGACCGAGTCATCCCCGACAACATGAGCAGGGagctcctcctttccttccaagACCCTCAGGTCTTGACACATCCTGGTGGCCATTTTGTCCCTGCTGCATCTGCTCACAGACAAGCCTACCAGGACTTTCTCAAGAGGTTCCAGTGA